In Bradyrhizobium sp. CCBAU 051011, the following are encoded in one genomic region:
- a CDS encoding response regulator transcription factor, with protein MSIAADNSDRPLVLIVDDDEDIRFALEELLLSVGIDACCFGSTQELLHAELPDRPGCLILDVRMPGASGLDLQQHLAAAGNTRPIIFLTGHGDIAMTVQAMKAGAVDFLTKPVRDQTLLDAVAAGIEKDISLRSAARHVKQHVDRYAKLTPREREVLREVAKGRLNKQIAFDLGISEVTVKLHRGSLTKKMQATSVGQLIRIWELLPAGIREEKSP; from the coding sequence ATGAGCATAGCTGCCGACAATTCGGACCGCCCTCTCGTCCTGATTGTGGACGATGACGAGGATATCCGGTTCGCACTTGAAGAACTTCTCCTGTCGGTGGGAATCGACGCGTGCTGCTTTGGATCGACGCAAGAGTTGTTGCACGCCGAGCTACCGGATCGGCCAGGCTGCCTGATCCTCGATGTTCGCATGCCAGGAGCAAGCGGGCTTGATCTCCAGCAGCATCTTGCCGCGGCCGGAAACACGCGACCGATCATCTTCCTTACCGGTCATGGCGACATCGCGATGACGGTCCAGGCGATGAAGGCGGGAGCCGTCGATTTCCTGACAAAGCCTGTAAGGGACCAGACGCTCCTCGACGCGGTTGCAGCCGGGATCGAGAAGGACATCTCGCTGAGAAGCGCGGCCCGACACGTCAAGCAGCACGTTGATCGTTATGCAAAACTGACGCCGCGCGAACGCGAGGTCCTGCGCGAGGTGGCGAAGGGCCGCCTCAACAAGCAGATCGCGTTCGATCTCGGCATCAGCGAGGTCACCGTCAAGCTGCACCGCGGCAGCTTGACGAAAAAAATGCAGGCTACCTCGGTCGGCCAGCTCATCCGCATCTGGGAACTGCTGCCTGCGGGGATCCGGGAGGAAAAATCACCCTAG
- a CDS encoding response regulator transcription factor, with amino-acid sequence MLELSCRTFDRAEAFMAEYVPGSFDCLITDVSMPGHSGLDLLQHLRSIGFAMPVIVITADINPATRSRAMRYGAYAYLTKPIEIEALLRHLRSALRLTGFPSDAE; translated from the coding sequence GTGCTGGAACTATCGTGTCGCACTTTCGATCGAGCGGAGGCCTTCATGGCGGAATACGTCCCGGGCAGCTTTGACTGCCTGATCACCGATGTAAGCATGCCGGGCCATAGCGGGCTCGATCTGCTGCAGCACCTGCGGAGCATTGGTTTCGCGATGCCGGTGATCGTCATCACGGCCGACATCAATCCGGCGACGCGGTCGCGCGCCATGCGATACGGCGCCTATGCCTATCTGACCAAGCCGATAGAAATTGAAGCGCTGCTTCGGCATCTGCGGTCCGCCCTGAGGCTGACTGGCTTTCCATCCGACGCCGAGTGA
- a CDS encoding ATP-binding protein, which translates to MASPVRKAVTDMEVPAEVMRKWQEIVDLLADILHVPSALIMRVEPPNIKVFVSSESKGNPYEPDEVACLNTGLYCETVMNTRRPLIVPDALQDEAWKSNPDIKLGMISYLGVPISWPDGEIFGTICALDTKSNGYSELYLRLLLQWRDVLQADLRSIATMQREIEQREAKIRRLVDANIIGIIIWNVEGQILDANSEFLRIVGYDQHDLLSGRVSWADMTPPEWRDRDALTISELKTKGAVQPFEKEYIRKDGSRIPVLIGVASLEGTEGQGVAFVLDLTERKRAEAEARESERRFRNMQMELAHANRLATLGQLTASITHEVKQPITAALLNTQIAQRFLTCPQPDVEKAKKAIDRAVLNGMRVTEVVDRTHALVRKEPTRKDSLEINDAISEVIGLTRGEALKNGVQVRTQLAEGLPVIQGSRVQIQQVMLNLIVNAVEAMSQMSDNRRELLISTQAEADCVLVAVRDSGPGLSEGDIERAFEAFYTTKSSGLGMGLSICRSIVEDHGGRLWAAANLPKGAAFQFTIPINSNC; encoded by the coding sequence ATGGCCAGCCCCGTCCGCAAGGCGGTAACAGACATGGAAGTACCCGCGGAAGTCATGCGAAAATGGCAGGAGATTGTGGATCTTCTGGCTGATATTCTACATGTTCCCTCCGCCTTGATCATGAGGGTAGAGCCGCCAAATATCAAAGTCTTCGTTTCCAGCGAATCCAAAGGAAATCCTTACGAGCCGGACGAAGTCGCGTGTCTCAATACCGGACTCTATTGTGAGACTGTAATGAACACCCGCCGACCATTGATTGTCCCAGATGCTCTGCAAGATGAGGCGTGGAAGTCAAATCCTGACATCAAACTCGGCATGATCTCTTACCTCGGCGTGCCGATCAGCTGGCCCGATGGCGAGATATTTGGAACGATTTGTGCTCTCGATACGAAAAGCAACGGATACAGCGAGCTCTATCTCAGACTGCTGTTGCAGTGGCGCGACGTGTTGCAGGCAGACTTGAGATCCATTGCAACCATGCAGCGCGAGATTGAACAACGTGAGGCGAAAATTCGCCGCCTCGTCGATGCCAACATCATCGGCATCATCATCTGGAATGTGGAGGGTCAGATTCTTGATGCCAATAGTGAGTTTCTCCGCATAGTTGGATATGATCAGCACGATCTCCTGTCCGGTCGAGTGAGCTGGGCGGACATGACGCCCCCTGAATGGCGCGATCGCGATGCGCTGACGATCTCCGAGCTGAAGACCAAGGGAGCCGTGCAGCCCTTCGAAAAGGAGTATATCCGGAAGGATGGCAGCCGTATTCCAGTGTTGATCGGCGTCGCGAGCCTTGAAGGGACAGAGGGCCAGGGTGTCGCATTCGTGCTCGATTTAACCGAACGTAAGCGGGCAGAAGCAGAAGCGCGTGAGAGCGAGCGGCGCTTCCGCAACATGCAGATGGAATTGGCCCACGCTAATCGACTGGCAACTTTGGGCCAACTTACGGCGTCTATTACCCATGAGGTCAAGCAGCCGATCACGGCCGCGCTCCTGAACACGCAAATCGCTCAGCGCTTCCTCACTTGCCCGCAGCCAGATGTTGAGAAGGCGAAAAAGGCAATAGACCGGGCTGTTCTGAACGGCATGCGCGTCACTGAAGTTGTCGACCGGACGCACGCGTTGGTCAGGAAGGAGCCCACGCGAAAGGACAGCTTGGAGATTAATGACGCCATTTCGGAAGTCATCGGACTGACGCGCGGCGAAGCGTTGAAAAACGGCGTTCAAGTGCGGACTCAACTGGCGGAGGGTCTACCTGTCATTCAAGGCAGTCGGGTCCAGATTCAACAGGTGATGCTGAACTTGATCGTAAATGCAGTCGAGGCGATGAGCCAGATGAGCGACAACCGTCGGGAATTACTAATCAGCACCCAGGCTGAAGCTGACTGTGTTCTTGTTGCGGTGCGAGACTCCGGCCCGGGCCTGTCAGAAGGCGATATCGAGCGAGCCTTCGAGGCATTCTATACAACGAAGTCGAGCGGCCTGGGAATGGGACTATCGATCTGCCGTTCGATTGTCGAGGATCACGGAGGACGATTGTGGGCGGCCGCAAACCTACCAAAAGGTGCGGCGTTTCAATTCACAATTCCTATCAATTCGAACTGCTAG
- a CDS encoding AraC family transcriptional regulator: MNKPILRDPSPEYPPASEARQSNVPIADGRPADVEMARVLGTTPFHMALDSSGAGIAHWKHEPLHDVVEPMTHHVIMAYNGQMQRMERRSGRSVAIGTFRPGVVIIIPEGSSSRWDIPKPVDVVQLYLPHTMLERVAREADTATPTDLLERTAHPDPITSRLLLSAADAMEGNGPLDTLFRHQLIDLLATRVLAAHTGSPTPLQPTMGGLSPKVLLRSIERLRSDSDADVSLAALASDAGLSRFHFCRAFKESTGLSPHAWLRQHRLEQAMNMLRDTDASVVSVAAALGYSSQTAFAAAFRKLTGETPSDWRRRVR, encoded by the coding sequence ATGAATAAACCGATTTTGCGCGATCCTTCACCGGAATATCCGCCAGCATCTGAGGCGCGCCAGAGCAACGTGCCGATTGCCGATGGGCGTCCTGCCGATGTGGAGATGGCACGCGTGCTCGGGACCACACCATTTCATATGGCTTTAGACTCCTCCGGTGCCGGGATCGCCCACTGGAAACATGAACCGTTGCACGACGTCGTCGAACCCATGACCCATCACGTCATCATGGCTTATAACGGTCAGATGCAGCGCATGGAGCGGCGGTCAGGAAGATCGGTTGCAATTGGAACGTTTCGTCCCGGGGTTGTGATCATCATTCCGGAAGGATCGAGCTCCCGATGGGATATTCCGAAACCTGTTGATGTCGTTCAGCTCTATCTTCCGCACACAATGCTCGAGCGCGTTGCCCGCGAAGCCGACACGGCCACACCAACCGATCTCCTGGAGCGAACGGCGCATCCCGACCCCATTACATCCCGATTGCTCTTAAGCGCGGCCGATGCCATGGAGGGCAATGGGCCCCTGGATACGCTGTTCAGGCATCAACTGATAGACCTCCTGGCCACGCGCGTCCTGGCTGCGCACACCGGCTCGCCAACCCCGCTCCAGCCGACCATGGGTGGGCTGTCGCCGAAGGTCCTGCTCCGCTCCATCGAACGCCTGCGCTCGGACAGTGACGCCGACGTCTCGCTCGCGGCGCTCGCTTCGGATGCCGGCCTGTCGCGCTTCCACTTCTGCCGCGCCTTCAAGGAAAGCACCGGGCTTTCGCCGCATGCCTGGCTGCGCCAGCACCGGCTCGAGCAGGCCATGAACATGCTGCGCGACACCGATGCGTCCGTCGTGTCAGTCGCCGCGGCGCTTGGCTATTCATCCCAAACCGCCTTCGCCGCGGCGTTCAGGAAGTTGACCGGCGAGACCCCGAGCGATTGGCGGAGGCGTGTGCGTTAA
- a CDS encoding NAD(P)/FAD-dependent oxidoreductase, which yields MRLIIIGAGFAGMYAALSAARLRDIQGVSPEELEIALVAPEPTLVIRPRLYEQKPEALTASLLDVLEAVDVDYVQGSAETIDAKARVVQIATAKGTRKTLSYDRLVVATGSRLFRPNIPGLAEHGFSVDQLEDAVALDKHLQGLADRPAMNGRDTVVVAGGGFTGIEAATEMPARLRKIFGKDATPRVIIVDRNSAIAPDMGEGPRPVIEDALRKVGVETRLGAGVASLDKSGVTLSNGEHIETETVIWAAGMRAAPLTQQIPAERDNFGRLLVDRELRVPGVAGVFATGDAARAACDDAGNYALMSCQHATRMGAFAGNNAAAELLGVPTKPYHQKGYVTCLDLGEAGALFTRGWDRKVEMVGDVAKKTKQEINTVWIYPPKAERAAALASADPENVTKV from the coding sequence ATGCGACTCATTATCATAGGCGCCGGCTTCGCCGGCATGTACGCCGCACTTTCCGCAGCCCGCCTGCGCGACATCCAGGGCGTTTCGCCCGAGGAGCTCGAGATCGCGCTGGTTGCGCCGGAGCCGACGCTGGTGATCCGCCCGCGGCTCTATGAACAGAAGCCGGAAGCCCTGACGGCGTCTCTCCTCGATGTCCTCGAGGCCGTCGATGTCGACTATGTGCAAGGCAGCGCCGAGACGATCGACGCCAAGGCCCGCGTGGTGCAGATCGCGACCGCCAAGGGCACGCGGAAGACGCTGTCCTACGACCGGCTGGTCGTCGCCACCGGCAGCCGGCTGTTCCGCCCAAATATTCCCGGCCTTGCCGAGCACGGCTTCAGCGTCGACCAGCTCGAGGACGCAGTCGCGCTCGACAAGCATTTGCAAGGCCTTGCCGATCGTCCGGCAATGAACGGGCGCGACACCGTCGTCGTTGCCGGCGGGGGTTTCACCGGCATCGAGGCAGCAACGGAGATGCCTGCGCGACTCCGCAAAATCTTCGGCAAGGACGCCACGCCGCGCGTCATCATCGTTGACCGCAACAGTGCGATCGCCCCCGATATGGGCGAAGGCCCCCGCCCCGTCATCGAGGACGCCCTGCGCAAGGTCGGTGTAGAGACCCGGCTCGGCGCCGGCGTCGCCTCGCTGGACAAATCCGGCGTGACGCTTTCCAACGGTGAACACATCGAAACCGAGACCGTGATCTGGGCGGCCGGCATGCGCGCCGCGCCATTGACCCAGCAGATCCCCGCCGAGCGCGACAATTTCGGCCGCCTGCTCGTCGACCGCGAGCTGCGCGTGCCCGGGGTCGCCGGCGTCTTCGCCACCGGCGATGCCGCGCGCGCCGCCTGCGACGATGCCGGCAACTACGCGCTGATGTCGTGCCAGCACGCCACGCGGATGGGCGCCTTTGCCGGCAATAACGCCGCGGCCGAACTGCTGGGCGTGCCGACCAAGCCGTACCACCAGAAGGGCTACGTCACCTGTCTCGACCTCGGCGAAGCCGGCGCGCTGTTCACGCGCGGTTGGGACCGCAAAGTGGAGATGGTCGGCGACGTCGCCAAGAAGACCAAGCAAGAGATCAACACCGTGTGGATCTATCCGCCGAAGGCCGAGCGTGCCGCCGCGCTGGCGTCGGCCGATCCGGAAAATGTGACCAAGGTGTAG
- a CDS encoding MBL fold metallo-hydrolase, which produces MSLTNTSLDNTSHPGAPGPNELVPSRYAVRVGDIDVLVVSDGVLPLPTAMLAHNIDPSVRAAWLKDMFLPPDAYDWALNVVVVRSGSQTILVDAGLGLDPDLHLPRAGQLIKRLEAAGIDLASVTDVVLTHMHMDHIGGLLVDGVKDQLRPDLRIHVAAAEVKFWEAPDFSHVSMPPGFPDALRSTAKRFVKEYRSQLRPFEEEYEVAPGVVVTRTGGHTPGHSVVRVASGGDRLTFAGDLVFAVGFEHPEWYNGFEHDPEESARVRISLLRELAETGGLLVATHLPFPSVGHVAVDGDAFRWVPVFWDY; this is translated from the coding sequence ATGAGCCTAACAAACACGAGCCTAGACAACACCTCACACCCCGGTGCACCGGGCCCCAACGAGTTGGTTCCGTCGCGCTACGCGGTGCGAGTCGGCGACATTGACGTGCTGGTGGTCAGCGATGGCGTGCTACCGCTTCCAACCGCAATGCTGGCACACAACATCGACCCGTCCGTCCGCGCGGCCTGGCTGAAAGACATGTTCCTGCCGCCGGACGCTTACGATTGGGCGCTGAACGTGGTCGTGGTGCGAAGCGGCAGCCAAACCATACTCGTCGATGCTGGGCTTGGGCTCGACCCGGACTTGCACTTGCCGCGGGCCGGGCAGTTGATCAAGCGACTGGAGGCCGCCGGCATCGATCTTGCGTCCGTGACCGACGTGGTGCTGACCCACATGCATATGGACCACATTGGCGGGCTGCTCGTCGACGGGGTCAAGGACCAGCTGCGTCCGGACCTGCGGATCCACGTGGCGGCCGCCGAGGTCAAGTTCTGGGAGGCGCCCGATTTCTCCCACGTCTCCATGCCACCCGGATTCCCGGACGCGCTTCGATCGACAGCCAAGCGGTTCGTGAAAGAGTACCGCAGCCAGCTGCGGCCGTTCGAGGAGGAGTACGAGGTGGCGCCGGGGGTGGTCGTTACTCGCACCGGCGGCCACACCCCCGGACATAGCGTGGTCCGCGTGGCGTCCGGCGGCGACCGGCTGACGTTCGCCGGAGACCTCGTGTTCGCGGTCGGGTTCGAACACCCCGAATGGTACAACGGCTTCGAACACGACCCCGAGGAGTCGGCCCGCGTTCGTATCAGTCTTTTGCGGGAACTGGCTGAGACCGGTGGGCTGCTGGTGGCCACTCACCTGCCGTTCCCGTCCGTCGGTCATGTGGCCGTCGACGGCGACGCCTTTCGTTGGGTGCCGGTCTTCTGGGACTACTGA
- a CDS encoding NAD(P)-dependent oxidoreductase encodes MKVVVFGATGSTGRLVVESALSAGHVVTAFVRDPKRLPLTHPNLRIVKGDAMDPASVASAVQGADAIICTLGAVPQAKGDRGRRQPGVPVCSVGTKNILAAMPPGRGRLIVESSVSVGESYHTGSFGAGFLVKLALKEVMADKEKQEAAVRESDCDWTIVRPATLTFKRARGNLKAGTDLRWHITSTATRADVAEYMLKILDDPATYKKAITVRN; translated from the coding sequence ATGAAGGTCGTTGTCTTTGGTGCAACGGGGTCGACAGGACGGCTCGTCGTTGAGTCCGCCTTGTCCGCGGGTCACGTCGTCACTGCCTTCGTCCGTGACCCAAAGCGCCTGCCCTTGACGCATCCGAATCTCAGAATCGTCAAGGGCGATGCAATGGATCCAGCCTCGGTGGCATCTGCGGTCCAAGGGGCGGATGCGATCATCTGCACGTTGGGGGCGGTACCTCAGGCGAAAGGAGATCGGGGTCGACGCCAGCCTGGCGTCCCGGTTTGCTCGGTGGGAACCAAGAACATTCTGGCCGCCATGCCTCCAGGCCGGGGCCGACTCATCGTTGAGAGTTCGGTGAGTGTCGGTGAGAGCTACCACACCGGGAGTTTCGGCGCAGGCTTCCTGGTCAAGCTCGCACTCAAGGAGGTGATGGCAGACAAGGAGAAGCAGGAGGCAGCTGTTCGGGAGAGTGACTGCGATTGGACGATCGTTCGACCGGCAACGCTGACATTCAAGCGCGCTCGCGGAAACCTGAAGGCCGGGACCGATCTGCGCTGGCACATCACCTCAACAGCCACCCGCGCGGACGTGGCCGAATACATGCTCAAGATCCTCGATGACCCCGCGACATACAAGAAGGCCATCACGGTGCGCAACTAG